Proteins encoded in a region of the Tribolium castaneum strain GA2 chromosome 7, icTriCast1.1, whole genome shotgun sequence genome:
- the LOC103313023 gene encoding receptor-type tyrosine-protein phosphatase epsilon-like isoform X2 gives MDIQPWFLVTFLVLILPNIYVTTIKNKLHVFTKEWDKEWIVKNTTTLPLGSVTDERLEDFPILEETPLKYTSAFHSSFSFSVFSNTKWKMRLLMSDDLSPMDYLGQGDVNNWTQYSVVTIKNTTYIYRKKSTEYWERDFKPTSITLFSTKKIFLRPQFCWCYKTRFCNMVLKTIFADDFLWSNSTSKELTTIEIHPNRNTSLLLYTSLCAECILDVSVNNGDSFRIFQTHPEKHNVQFWQTKKIDLGDDYQKKNIILTFNKTIFHPDVLGFWAIDFKLCNIIKEKSIVKGMSKKTKCFDLEHFKVNSLHKLKNSETRTESPHFSSDIRVTTETESFTVTSFANKKENKNYVNDTEAMKNITFREVKNNEENSSVFLTVINVMTLSGTQSSTVTSLIDTKTNNDNYVNVTKVTKTRTFREDNNNEENSSVFLTVIVIIAPQLFLCIFVIVLFKKQLRKMCYKINPDRDPENMPLQSVEIESKNNMYIKKANFLEILYRKLENHEFNEEFSTLPAFADKTLAALRNKNKNRNSIRINLPYDHNRVILKELDGVGTGDYINASYIDGFNRSRAYIASQGPKFSTLKDFWRMIWQENIELIIMATNFMTDNAKNRLCAEYLPSGLDAVFECGRITVTLVDELNCGNYVKRKLTVRYSEYQREIWHIHINWRSECQLLYPNDLISVIKEIKKLYEKTLHPILIHSGFGTTRTGLFILCDMALKMLEQCNAVNVYDLAEKLRKQRYNVINSMQQYILAHLVVAEYIMEEEYRSKSLHTNHYENIGENLKNQLIYLKKLCEHDKIVHRWMPQATKYTFPTVFVDSYEKYEKYILTPQPITNDENKFAEFWILLAEKSIDCIVFLNKMKKSLQLYPCRIEYENVIVKVECIKITKPCTYTLRTMSLLIYDKASKKIEHQKEVVFYELKERAIFACKILLTLLCEVKKFKKIALSCNDEFKMCGLFLVLAYIIEKYETELKLDVINAVRVARRSGTEFLDTTKQLQRVYLCIREYLKNFQRYNFIDDNCSSTQASTFV, from the exons atgGACATACAGCCTTGGTTTTTGGTTACATTTTTGGTGCTTATTTTACCGAATATCTATGTTACCACGATAAAGAACAAGTTGCATGTGTTTACCAAGGAATGGGATAAAGAATGGATTGTGAAAAATACTACGACTTTACCTTTAGGATCGGTTACTGATGAAAGATTGGAAG attttccaATTCTCGAAGAAACTCCATTAAAATATACTTCAGCGTTTCACTCTTCCTTTTCCTTCTCGGTGTTTTCCAACACTAAGTGGAAAATGCGCTTACTTATGAGTGATGACCTATCTCCAATGGATTATTTAGGACAAGGGGATGTAAACAATTGGACTCAATATAGTGTtgtgacaattaaaaatacgaCGTAcatttacagaaaaaaaagcaCTGAATATTGGGAAAGAGATTTTAAACCAACATCTATCACTCTTTTcagcacaaaaaaaatttttttgagaccACAATTTTGTTGGTGTTATAAAACGAGATTTTGTAATATggtattaaaaactatatttgCAGACGATTTTTTATGGTCAAATTCTACAAGCAAAGAACTGACTACTATAGAAATCCACCCAAATAGAAATACAAGTTTACTTTTGTATACGTCATTGTGTGCAGAGTGTATTTTAGATGTTAGTGTTAACAACGGAGACagttttagaattttccaAACTCACCCAGAGAAGCATAACGTACAGTTTTggcaaaccaaaaaaattgatttaggAGATGACTATcaaaagaaaaacataattttaacatttaataaaacaatatttcatCCCGATGTTCTTGGATTCTGGGCAATAGATTTCAAATTGTGTAACAtcattaaagaaaaat CAATTGTTAAAGGCatgtcaaaaaaaactaaatgttTTGATTTAGAACATTTTAAAGTAAACAGCCTTCACAAATTAAAG aacagTGAAACTAGAACCGAATCACCTCATTTTTCATCTGATATACGAGTAACAACAG AAACTGAAAGTTTTACCGTGACCAGTTTtgcaaacaaaaaagaaaacaaaaattatgttaatgaTACCGAAGCTatgaaaaatataacatttcgtgaagttaaaaataatgaagaaaatagtTCAGTGTTTCTGACAGTAATAAATGTTATGACATTATCAGGAACACAAAGTTCTACCGTGACCAGTTTAATAGACACAAAGACAAACAACGACAATTATGTTAATGTTACCAAAGTTACGAAAACTAGAACATTTCGTGAAGATAacaataatgaagaaaatagtTCAGTGTTTCTGACAGTAATCGTAATTATAGCTCCGCAATTGTTcctttgtatttttgttatagtgctttttaaaaaacaactgaGGAAAATGTGTTATAAAATTAACCCGGACAGGGATCCAGAAAATATGCCACTACAAAGTGTTGAAATTGAgagcaaaaataatatgtatattaaaaaagctaactttctagaaattttgtaccGCAAATTAGAAAACCACGAATTCAACGAGGAATTTAGC ACATTACCAGCTTTTGCAGACAAGACCTTGGCAGctttaagaaataaaaataaaaacagaaattctATACGAATTAATCTTCCAT ATGACCACAACCGTGTTATTCTTAAAGAACTGGACGGAGTGGGAACAGGCGATTACATAAATGCCAGCTATATTGac GGTTTTAATCGCTCCAGGGCCTACATAGCTAGTCAAGGaccaaaattttctacattaAAAGATTTTTGGAGAATGATTTGGCAAGAAAAtatagaattaataataatggcTACTAATTTTATGACTGACAACGCAAAAAAT AGACTGTGTGCCGAATATTTACCTTCGGGGCTAGATGCAGTTTTTGAATGTGGTCGCATCACAGTAACACTAGTAGATGAACTAAATTGTGGAAATTATGTCAAAAGAAAATTAACAGTTCGTTATTCTGAATACCAGCGAGAAATTTGGCACATTCACATAAACTGGCGCTCTGAATGTCAGCTTCTTTATCCCAATGATTTGATATCAGTTAtcaaagaaatcaaaaaattgtacgaAAAGACTTTGCATCCGATCTTAATACATTCAGG ttTTGGCACTACTAGGACaggactttttattttatgcgaTATGGCGCTAAAAATGCTCGAACAGTGTAACGCTGTTAATGTATATGACTTAGCTGAAAAGTTACGCAAACAACGGTACAACGTTATAAATTCAATG CAACAATACATTTTAGCTCATCTAGTAGTGGCCGAATATATAATGGAGGAAGAATATAGGAGTAAGTCACTTCATACTAATCACTACGAGAATATTggagaaaatttgaaaaaccagTTGatatatcttaaaaaattatgtgagCATGACAAAATTGTTCATCGTTGGATGCCCCAAGCTACGAAATACACTTTTCCTACAGTTTTTG ttgACAGctatgaaaaatatgaaaaatatatacttacaccacaaccaataacaaatgACGAAAATAAGTTTGCTGAGTTTTGGATACTACTGGCTGAAAAATCAATAGATTGTATCGTATTTCTTAACaagatgaaaaaaagt ttgCAGTTATATCCTTGCAGAATTGAATATGAGAATGTTATCGTTAAAGTTgaatgtataaaaataactaaaccTTGTACTTACACCTTAAGAACAATGTCTTTGTTAATTTATGATAAAGCTTCCAAAAAG ATAGAACACCAAAAAGAAGTTGTTTTTTACGAACTTAAAGAACGTGCAATTTTTGCttgtaaaattttgctgaCATTACTTTGTGAAGTTaagaagtttaaaaaaatagctctTTCGTGCAA tgatgaatttaaaatgtgtggGCTATTTCTAGTGTTAGCTTACATAATAGAAAAATACGAAACTGAACTCAAACTCGACGTAATCAATGCAGTACGTGTTGCAAGAAGAAGTGGTACTGAATTTCTTGACACTACG AAGCAATTACAGCGTGTTTATTTGTGTATTcgtgaatatttaaaaaatttccagCGCTATAACTTTATTGATGA CAATTGTTCATCGACCCAAGCAAGCACTTTCGTGTAG
- the LOC103313023 gene encoding receptor-type tyrosine-protein phosphatase epsilon-like isoform X4 yields MRLLMSDDLSPMDYLGQGDVNNWTQYSVVTIKNTTYIYRKKSTEYWERDFKPTSITLFSTKKIFLRPQFCWCYKTRFCNMVLKTIFADDFLWSNSTSKELTTIEIHPNRNTSLLLYTSLCAECILDVSVNNGDSFRIFQTHPEKHNVQFWQTKKIDLGDDYQKKNIILTFNKTIFHPDVLGFWAIDFKLCNIIKEKSIVKGMSKKTKCFDLEHFKVNSLHKLKNSETRTESPHFSSDIRVTTETESFTVTSFANKKENKNYVNDTEAMKNITFREVKNNEENSSVFLTVINVMTLSGTQSSTVTSLIDTKTNNDNYVNVTKVTKTRTFREDNNNEENSSVFLTVIVIIAPQLFLCIFVIVLFKKQLRKMCYKINPDRDPENMPLQSVEIESKNNMYIKKANFLEILYRKLENHEFNEEFSTLPAFADKTLAALRNKNKNRNSIRINLPYDHNRVILKELDGVGTGDYINASYIDGFNRSRAYIASQGPKFSTLKDFWRMIWQENIELIIMATNFMTDNAKNVRIRLCAEYLPSGLDAVFECGRITVTLVDELNCGNYVKRKLTVRYSEYQREIWHIHINWRSECQLLYPNDLISVIKEIKKLYEKTLHPILIHSGFGTTRTGLFILCDMALKMLEQCNAVNVYDLAEKLRKQRYNVINSMQQYILAHLVVAEYIMEEEYRSKSLHTNHYENIGENLKNQLIYLKKLCEHDKIVHRWMPQATKYTFPTVFVDSYEKYEKYILTPQPITNDENKFAEFWILLAEKSIDCIVFLNKMKKSLQLYPCRIEYENVIVKVECIKITKPCTYTLRTMSLLIYDKASKKIEHQKEVVFYELKERAIFACKILLTLLCEVKKFKKIALSCNDEFKMCGLFLVLAYIIEKYETELKLDVINAVRVARRSGTEFLDTTKQLQRVYLCIREYLKNFQRYNFIDDNCSSTQASTFV; encoded by the exons ATGCGCTTACTTATGAGTGATGACCTATCTCCAATGGATTATTTAGGACAAGGGGATGTAAACAATTGGACTCAATATAGTGTtgtgacaattaaaaatacgaCGTAcatttacagaaaaaaaagcaCTGAATATTGGGAAAGAGATTTTAAACCAACATCTATCACTCTTTTcagcacaaaaaaaatttttttgagaccACAATTTTGTTGGTGTTATAAAACGAGATTTTGTAATATggtattaaaaactatatttgCAGACGATTTTTTATGGTCAAATTCTACAAGCAAAGAACTGACTACTATAGAAATCCACCCAAATAGAAATACAAGTTTACTTTTGTATACGTCATTGTGTGCAGAGTGTATTTTAGATGTTAGTGTTAACAACGGAGACagttttagaattttccaAACTCACCCAGAGAAGCATAACGTACAGTTTTggcaaaccaaaaaaattgatttaggAGATGACTATcaaaagaaaaacataattttaacatttaataaaacaatatttcatCCCGATGTTCTTGGATTCTGGGCAATAGATTTCAAATTGTGTAACAtcattaaagaaaaat CAATTGTTAAAGGCatgtcaaaaaaaactaaatgttTTGATTTAGAACATTTTAAAGTAAACAGCCTTCACAAATTAAAG aacagTGAAACTAGAACCGAATCACCTCATTTTTCATCTGATATACGAGTAACAACAG AAACTGAAAGTTTTACCGTGACCAGTTTtgcaaacaaaaaagaaaacaaaaattatgttaatgaTACCGAAGCTatgaaaaatataacatttcgtgaagttaaaaataatgaagaaaatagtTCAGTGTTTCTGACAGTAATAAATGTTATGACATTATCAGGAACACAAAGTTCTACCGTGACCAGTTTAATAGACACAAAGACAAACAACGACAATTATGTTAATGTTACCAAAGTTACGAAAACTAGAACATTTCGTGAAGATAacaataatgaagaaaatagtTCAGTGTTTCTGACAGTAATCGTAATTATAGCTCCGCAATTGTTcctttgtatttttgttatagtgctttttaaaaaacaactgaGGAAAATGTGTTATAAAATTAACCCGGACAGGGATCCAGAAAATATGCCACTACAAAGTGTTGAAATTGAgagcaaaaataatatgtatattaaaaaagctaactttctagaaattttgtaccGCAAATTAGAAAACCACGAATTCAACGAGGAATTTAGC ACATTACCAGCTTTTGCAGACAAGACCTTGGCAGctttaagaaataaaaataaaaacagaaattctATACGAATTAATCTTCCAT ATGACCACAACCGTGTTATTCTTAAAGAACTGGACGGAGTGGGAACAGGCGATTACATAAATGCCAGCTATATTGac GGTTTTAATCGCTCCAGGGCCTACATAGCTAGTCAAGGaccaaaattttctacattaAAAGATTTTTGGAGAATGATTTGGCAAGAAAAtatagaattaataataatggcTACTAATTTTATGACTGACAACGCAAAAAATGTtagaatt AGACTGTGTGCCGAATATTTACCTTCGGGGCTAGATGCAGTTTTTGAATGTGGTCGCATCACAGTAACACTAGTAGATGAACTAAATTGTGGAAATTATGTCAAAAGAAAATTAACAGTTCGTTATTCTGAATACCAGCGAGAAATTTGGCACATTCACATAAACTGGCGCTCTGAATGTCAGCTTCTTTATCCCAATGATTTGATATCAGTTAtcaaagaaatcaaaaaattgtacgaAAAGACTTTGCATCCGATCTTAATACATTCAGG ttTTGGCACTACTAGGACaggactttttattttatgcgaTATGGCGCTAAAAATGCTCGAACAGTGTAACGCTGTTAATGTATATGACTTAGCTGAAAAGTTACGCAAACAACGGTACAACGTTATAAATTCAATG CAACAATACATTTTAGCTCATCTAGTAGTGGCCGAATATATAATGGAGGAAGAATATAGGAGTAAGTCACTTCATACTAATCACTACGAGAATATTggagaaaatttgaaaaaccagTTGatatatcttaaaaaattatgtgagCATGACAAAATTGTTCATCGTTGGATGCCCCAAGCTACGAAATACACTTTTCCTACAGTTTTTG ttgACAGctatgaaaaatatgaaaaatatatacttacaccacaaccaataacaaatgACGAAAATAAGTTTGCTGAGTTTTGGATACTACTGGCTGAAAAATCAATAGATTGTATCGTATTTCTTAACaagatgaaaaaaagt ttgCAGTTATATCCTTGCAGAATTGAATATGAGAATGTTATCGTTAAAGTTgaatgtataaaaataactaaaccTTGTACTTACACCTTAAGAACAATGTCTTTGTTAATTTATGATAAAGCTTCCAAAAAG ATAGAACACCAAAAAGAAGTTGTTTTTTACGAACTTAAAGAACGTGCAATTTTTGCttgtaaaattttgctgaCATTACTTTGTGAAGTTaagaagtttaaaaaaatagctctTTCGTGCAA tgatgaatttaaaatgtgtggGCTATTTCTAGTGTTAGCTTACATAATAGAAAAATACGAAACTGAACTCAAACTCGACGTAATCAATGCAGTACGTGTTGCAAGAAGAAGTGGTACTGAATTTCTTGACACTACG AAGCAATTACAGCGTGTTTATTTGTGTATTcgtgaatatttaaaaaatttccagCGCTATAACTTTATTGATGA CAATTGTTCATCGACCCAAGCAAGCACTTTCGTGTAG
- the LOC103313023 gene encoding receptor-type tyrosine-protein phosphatase epsilon-like isoform X6 — protein MVLKTIFADDFLWSNSTSKELTTIEIHPNRNTSLLLYTSLCAECILDVSVNNGDSFRIFQTHPEKHNVQFWQTKKIDLGDDYQKKNIILTFNKTIFHPDVLGFWAIDFKLCNIIKEKSIVKGMSKKTKCFDLEHFKVNSLHKLKNSETRTESPHFSSDIRVTTETESFTVTSFANKKENKNYVNDTEAMKNITFREVKNNEENSSVFLTVINVMTLSGTQSSTVTSLIDTKTNNDNYVNVTKVTKTRTFREDNNNEENSSVFLTVIVIIAPQLFLCIFVIVLFKKQLRKMCYKINPDRDPENMPLQSVEIESKNNMYIKKANFLEILYRKLENHEFNEEFSTLPAFADKTLAALRNKNKNRNSIRINLPYDHNRVILKELDGVGTGDYINASYIDGFNRSRAYIASQGPKFSTLKDFWRMIWQENIELIIMATNFMTDNAKNVRIRLCAEYLPSGLDAVFECGRITVTLVDELNCGNYVKRKLTVRYSEYQREIWHIHINWRSECQLLYPNDLISVIKEIKKLYEKTLHPILIHSGFGTTRTGLFILCDMALKMLEQCNAVNVYDLAEKLRKQRYNVINSMQQYILAHLVVAEYIMEEEYRSKSLHTNHYENIGENLKNQLIYLKKLCEHDKIVHRWMPQATKYTFPTVFVDSYEKYEKYILTPQPITNDENKFAEFWILLAEKSIDCIVFLNKMKKSLQLYPCRIEYENVIVKVECIKITKPCTYTLRTMSLLIYDKASKKIEHQKEVVFYELKERAIFACKILLTLLCEVKKFKKIALSCNDEFKMCGLFLVLAYIIEKYETELKLDVINAVRVARRSGTEFLDTTKQLQRVYLCIREYLKNFQRYNFIDDNCSSTQASTFV, from the exons ATggtattaaaaactatatttgCAGACGATTTTTTATGGTCAAATTCTACAAGCAAAGAACTGACTACTATAGAAATCCACCCAAATAGAAATACAAGTTTACTTTTGTATACGTCATTGTGTGCAGAGTGTATTTTAGATGTTAGTGTTAACAACGGAGACagttttagaattttccaAACTCACCCAGAGAAGCATAACGTACAGTTTTggcaaaccaaaaaaattgatttaggAGATGACTATcaaaagaaaaacataattttaacatttaataaaacaatatttcatCCCGATGTTCTTGGATTCTGGGCAATAGATTTCAAATTGTGTAACAtcattaaagaaaaat CAATTGTTAAAGGCatgtcaaaaaaaactaaatgttTTGATTTAGAACATTTTAAAGTAAACAGCCTTCACAAATTAAAG aacagTGAAACTAGAACCGAATCACCTCATTTTTCATCTGATATACGAGTAACAACAG AAACTGAAAGTTTTACCGTGACCAGTTTtgcaaacaaaaaagaaaacaaaaattatgttaatgaTACCGAAGCTatgaaaaatataacatttcgtgaagttaaaaataatgaagaaaatagtTCAGTGTTTCTGACAGTAATAAATGTTATGACATTATCAGGAACACAAAGTTCTACCGTGACCAGTTTAATAGACACAAAGACAAACAACGACAATTATGTTAATGTTACCAAAGTTACGAAAACTAGAACATTTCGTGAAGATAacaataatgaagaaaatagtTCAGTGTTTCTGACAGTAATCGTAATTATAGCTCCGCAATTGTTcctttgtatttttgttatagtgctttttaaaaaacaactgaGGAAAATGTGTTATAAAATTAACCCGGACAGGGATCCAGAAAATATGCCACTACAAAGTGTTGAAATTGAgagcaaaaataatatgtatattaaaaaagctaactttctagaaattttgtaccGCAAATTAGAAAACCACGAATTCAACGAGGAATTTAGC ACATTACCAGCTTTTGCAGACAAGACCTTGGCAGctttaagaaataaaaataaaaacagaaattctATACGAATTAATCTTCCAT ATGACCACAACCGTGTTATTCTTAAAGAACTGGACGGAGTGGGAACAGGCGATTACATAAATGCCAGCTATATTGac GGTTTTAATCGCTCCAGGGCCTACATAGCTAGTCAAGGaccaaaattttctacattaAAAGATTTTTGGAGAATGATTTGGCAAGAAAAtatagaattaataataatggcTACTAATTTTATGACTGACAACGCAAAAAATGTtagaatt AGACTGTGTGCCGAATATTTACCTTCGGGGCTAGATGCAGTTTTTGAATGTGGTCGCATCACAGTAACACTAGTAGATGAACTAAATTGTGGAAATTATGTCAAAAGAAAATTAACAGTTCGTTATTCTGAATACCAGCGAGAAATTTGGCACATTCACATAAACTGGCGCTCTGAATGTCAGCTTCTTTATCCCAATGATTTGATATCAGTTAtcaaagaaatcaaaaaattgtacgaAAAGACTTTGCATCCGATCTTAATACATTCAGG ttTTGGCACTACTAGGACaggactttttattttatgcgaTATGGCGCTAAAAATGCTCGAACAGTGTAACGCTGTTAATGTATATGACTTAGCTGAAAAGTTACGCAAACAACGGTACAACGTTATAAATTCAATG CAACAATACATTTTAGCTCATCTAGTAGTGGCCGAATATATAATGGAGGAAGAATATAGGAGTAAGTCACTTCATACTAATCACTACGAGAATATTggagaaaatttgaaaaaccagTTGatatatcttaaaaaattatgtgagCATGACAAAATTGTTCATCGTTGGATGCCCCAAGCTACGAAATACACTTTTCCTACAGTTTTTG ttgACAGctatgaaaaatatgaaaaatatatacttacaccacaaccaataacaaatgACGAAAATAAGTTTGCTGAGTTTTGGATACTACTGGCTGAAAAATCAATAGATTGTATCGTATTTCTTAACaagatgaaaaaaagt ttgCAGTTATATCCTTGCAGAATTGAATATGAGAATGTTATCGTTAAAGTTgaatgtataaaaataactaaaccTTGTACTTACACCTTAAGAACAATGTCTTTGTTAATTTATGATAAAGCTTCCAAAAAG ATAGAACACCAAAAAGAAGTTGTTTTTTACGAACTTAAAGAACGTGCAATTTTTGCttgtaaaattttgctgaCATTACTTTGTGAAGTTaagaagtttaaaaaaatagctctTTCGTGCAA tgatgaatttaaaatgtgtggGCTATTTCTAGTGTTAGCTTACATAATAGAAAAATACGAAACTGAACTCAAACTCGACGTAATCAATGCAGTACGTGTTGCAAGAAGAAGTGGTACTGAATTTCTTGACACTACG AAGCAATTACAGCGTGTTTATTTGTGTATTcgtgaatatttaaaaaatttccagCGCTATAACTTTATTGATGA CAATTGTTCATCGACCCAAGCAAGCACTTTCGTGTAG